One part of the Rutidosis leptorrhynchoides isolate AG116_Rl617_1_P2 chromosome 1, CSIRO_AGI_Rlap_v1, whole genome shotgun sequence genome encodes these proteins:
- the LOC139901061 gene encoding protein S40-3-like, protein MAEEFQESDVVFTGNTYENDDKYSVDSDSEESRRTKRKKIDTKKKKITKHEAVNIPNKLTWLHYVEPSLFEYENEEMVPPHVLLRRRLDEKMAFSVCSGIGRTLKGRDLSEMRNSVLRMTGFLET, encoded by the coding sequence ATGGCTGAAGAATTTCAAGAATCTGATGTTGTATTCACCGGAAACACTTACGAAAACGACGATAAATATTCTGTAGATTCAGATTCTGAAGAATCAAGAAGAACGAAAAGGAAAAAAATCGATACGAAAAAGAAGAAAATTACAAAGCATGAAGCAGTTAATATACCGAATAAGCTGACGTGGCTACATTACGTAGAACCGAGCTTATTTGAATACGAAAATGAAGAAATGGTGCCACCTCATGTACTCTTGAGAAGAAGATTAGATGAAAAAATGGCGTTTTCTGTTTGTTCTGGAATTGGAAGGACATTGAAAGGAAGAGATTTGAGCGAAATGCGAAATTCTGTTCTTAGAATGACTGGATTTTTAGAAACTTAA